The following DNA comes from Chryseobacterium gallinarum.
AATCGTTTTGCGTTTTCAGAAATCATAATATGGAAACAAATATACTAATTTAACATGAGTTGGTAACCAGAGATAATTATTATGGAACTGAAGCTTTGGAGATAAGGATGGAGAATCCAAGAAAGAAAGTGCTTTGTGAAAGTGTTGATGTTTTTTTTGATGGCTTTTCCTTGTTTTAATGATGATTTTATAATATTTGAAATAATCAGGAGTTCTGCACGATTAAAATTTGAGTTTATTATTCCAAACTCAGGATAATTTACAGTTGAATTTTTATATTTGTATTATGTTAAAAGACTTTAAGCCCGTATTAGGGATATTGTTGCGTTTCATCATCATTTATCTGGTGTTGCTTTTTGCATATCAATCCTACCTTAACAGTGAAAAAGGTTTGGGGCTGGATTCTTTTTCAAGAATTATCGCAGACCAGGTCAGCTATCTGCAAAATCTTATCAACTTCCCGACGGAGCTTTATGATGATATAAAAAACGAACAGGTTTGGTTTTATGTCAAAAAGCAATACACGACAAGGATGGTGGAGGGGTGTAACGCTGTCTCTGTAATGATTCTTTTTGTATCTTTTGTTTTTGCCTTTTATAAGGGTTTAAAAACTTTTATTTTTGCCGGAACAGGACTTGTTATACTGTACATTATGAACCTTTTGAGGATTGTGGGGCTTAATGTTGTAATGGCAGATCATAAGGAATATGGTAAAATGTTCCATGATTTTATTTTTCCGGCGGTAATCTATGGGAGTGTCGTTATTCTTTGGCTCATCTGGATTAAATTCTTTGCTTTAAAAAATGAAAATGCTTAATTGGTGCCTGGTCATAATAGGTATTTGCGGTCTATTCGGGGTGAGGATCCTTGAAGATACCTTATTTTATGATCCTTTTCTTGGTTACTTTCACGAAGCTAATAAAAATATTATGTTTCCTTCCTTTGAGTGGGGAAAACTTATTTCAGGTTATCTGTTCAGGTTTGCCTTAAATTTAGTGTTTTCCTGTCTGATTATTCAAGGGTTATTTAGAAACAGGCAATGGACAGTTCAGGGAGCGGTTATGATGCTCATTGTTTTCGGCATTGCTTTTCCTATTTATTTATATTGTATCTCTGATCATTTTGAGATCGGGTATCTTTTTTCTTTTTATATGAGGAGGTTTGTGATCCAACCTTTGATTATATTATTGATCGTTCCGATGTTTTATTACAGGAAACAGATGATGAAGCAGGGAAGGTGATAAAAGCTGAGCTATTCTGCACAATGCTTGTCTA
Coding sequences within:
- the xrtF gene encoding exosortase family protein XrtF, whose protein sequence is MLKDFKPVLGILLRFIIIYLVLLFAYQSYLNSEKGLGLDSFSRIIADQVSYLQNLINFPTELYDDIKNEQVWFYVKKQYTTRMVEGCNAVSVMILFVSFVFAFYKGLKTFIFAGTGLVILYIMNLLRIVGLNVVMADHKEYGKMFHDFIFPAVIYGSVVILWLIWIKFFALKNENA
- a CDS encoding exosortase F system-associated membrane protein, coding for MKMLNWCLVIIGICGLFGVRILEDTLFYDPFLGYFHEANKNIMFPSFEWGKLISGYLFRFALNLVFSCLIIQGLFRNRQWTVQGAVMMLIVFGIAFPIYLYCISDHFEIGYLFSFYMRRFVIQPLIILLIVPMFYYRKQMMKQGR